In Dyadobacter sp. CECT 9275, the following proteins share a genomic window:
- a CDS encoding type I restriction-modification system subunit M, translated as MNNTVHNKLVSFIWSIADDCLRDVYVRGKYRDVILPMVVLRRLDALLEPTKEAVMEELAFQKDEAGFTEWDENGLMQASGYVFYNTSPWTLQRLHSTATNSQQILQGNFEEYLNGFSANVKEIIDKFKLKSQVRHMASKDVLLNVLEKFTSSYINLTPFEKVDPDGRKLQPLSNLGMGYVFEELIRKFNEDNNEEAGEHFTPREVIDLMTHIIFDPIKDKLPPVMTIYDPACGSGGMLTESQNFIKDEEGEIRAKGDVYLYGKEINDETYAICKSDMMIKGNNPENIRVGSTLSTDEFAGTSFDFMLSNPPYGKSWASEQKYIKDGKDIIDPRFQIKLKDYWGVEDDADATPRSSDGQLLS; from the coding sequence ATGAATAATACAGTACACAATAAGCTTGTTTCTTTTATCTGGTCCATTGCAGACGATTGTCTGCGTGATGTATATGTGCGTGGGAAATATCGGGATGTAATTCTTCCAATGGTAGTATTGAGGCGGTTAGATGCGTTACTGGAACCTACTAAAGAAGCTGTGATGGAGGAATTGGCGTTTCAAAAAGACGAAGCAGGTTTCACCGAATGGGATGAAAACGGACTGATGCAGGCTTCGGGTTATGTATTTTACAATACGAGTCCATGGACTTTGCAGCGACTGCACAGCACTGCCACCAACAGCCAGCAAATTTTACAAGGTAATTTTGAAGAATATCTCAATGGTTTCAGTGCCAATGTGAAGGAGATCATTGACAAGTTTAAGCTGAAAAGTCAGGTGCGGCACATGGCCAGTAAGGACGTGCTGCTGAACGTACTGGAAAAATTTACTTCTTCTTACATCAACCTGACGCCTTTTGAAAAGGTGGACCCGGATGGTCGCAAGCTACAGCCGCTTTCCAATTTAGGAATGGGTTATGTTTTTGAAGAGCTGATCCGGAAATTCAACGAGGATAATAATGAGGAAGCCGGGGAGCACTTTACGCCGCGTGAAGTGATTGACCTGATGACGCATATTATTTTTGATCCGATCAAAGATAAGCTGCCGCCAGTGATGACGATCTACGATCCTGCTTGTGGAAGTGGTGGTATGCTCACGGAATCTCAGAATTTTATCAAAGATGAAGAGGGCGAGATCCGCGCAAAAGGTGATGTGTATCTGTATGGCAAGGAAATCAACGACGAAACGTATGCAATCTGTAAGTCGGATATGATGATCAAGGGCAACAATCCGGAGAATATCCGGGTGGGCTCTACGCTTTCTACGGATGAATTTGCCGGAACGAGTTTTGATTTTATGCTGTCCAACCCGCCTTATGGGAAATCCTGGGCGAGTGAACAGAAGTATATCAAGGATGGAAAAGATATTATTGATCCGCGTTTCCAGATCAAACTGAAAGATTACTGGGGCGTGGAGGATGATGCGGATGCTACGCCGCGTTCGTCGGACGGCCAGCTGCTTTCCTGA
- a CDS encoding Fic family protein yields MNLNIYSDKFEPINVYIKDILELDKYDPVMSVVRSNFQLNIAQYLASLNAESRKDPAEEIRKSSTILGSNIENAIEVQKEIYLDIGRKYACTIFMFDLVKKPIEVIDIQLFYEILFSEYHFRQSDAFLIDQSGLTHRFPRYQDIQSNLDKLIEEFKTLQEDSELHPLVIITYFHYRLLAIHPFPDGNGRISRLILNVMLENSVKLTTQFGLN; encoded by the coding sequence ATGAATTTAAATATTTACTCTGACAAATTCGAACCGATAAATGTGTACATCAAAGACATTCTGGAACTAGATAAATATGATCCAGTTATGTCAGTTGTAAGGTCAAATTTTCAACTTAACATAGCCCAGTATTTAGCATCTTTAAACGCAGAAAGTAGGAAAGATCCCGCAGAGGAAATCAGAAAATCTTCCACTATTCTTGGTAGTAATATAGAAAATGCTATCGAAGTACAAAAGGAAATATATTTAGACATCGGCAGAAAGTACGCATGTACTATATTTATGTTTGATTTAGTTAAAAAGCCCATCGAGGTAATAGACATACAATTATTTTACGAAATCCTTTTTTCCGAATATCACTTTCGACAGTCTGATGCTTTTCTTATCGATCAAAGCGGGCTTACACATCGATTCCCAAGATATCAAGATATCCAGTCCAACCTAGATAAGTTGATTGAGGAATTTAAAACCTTACAAGAAGATAGTGAGCTTCATCCTTTAGTTATAATAACATACTTTCATTACCGACTATTGGCCATCCATCCATTTCCTGACGGAAATGGTCGTATTTCAAGACTGATATTGAATGTCATGCTGGAAAATTCGGTGAAACTGACCACCCAATTCGGTTTAAACTGA
- a CDS encoding restriction endonuclease subunit S domain-containing protein, translated as MVENILPIQQKTTNLASTNSTKLGNFPVIIAPKEEREAIFEYLKDVTSKIATAISLKKRD; from the coding sequence ATGGTAGAAAATATTTTACCAATACAGCAAAAAACAACCAATCTAGCTTCTACTAATAGCACGAAACTTGGAAATTTTCCTGTTATCATTGCTCCGAAGGAAGAGAGAGAAGCAATCTTTGAATACTTGAAGGATGTCACCAGCAAAATTGCCACCGCCATTTCCCTGAAAAAAAGAGATTGA
- a CDS encoding HsdM family class I SAM-dependent methyltransferase, whose translation MKSKEKSVTGSRIASVHNGSSLFTGDAGGGESNIRRYIIENDWLEAIVQLPNNLFYNTGITTYIWILSNNKAPHRQGKVQLIDAGQLYRKLRKNLGNKNCEFAPEHIKEIVQVYTSLEAIERQGDDGIASQVFENADFGYYKVTIDRPKRLKAQFTEERIADLRFDKSLREPMTWAYTEFGEEVYTNLAAHEKAILDYCEKNDLSLNAKQAKALTSKDTWQKQLDLLNNATDLLAAMGTAEFSDFNIFKEKVDAALKSKVPNCLLLKRTQS comes from the coding sequence ATGAAATCGAAAGAGAAAAGCGTAACTGGCTCGCGCATTGCGTCTGTACACAATGGTTCGAGCTTGTTTACGGGTGATGCTGGTGGCGGGGAGAGCAATATCCGCCGTTATATTATTGAAAATGATTGGCTGGAAGCGATTGTGCAGTTGCCCAATAACTTGTTTTACAATACCGGCATTACGACTTACATCTGGATTTTAAGCAATAACAAAGCACCGCACCGCCAGGGAAAAGTGCAGCTTATTGACGCCGGACAGCTTTACCGCAAGCTTCGCAAAAACCTGGGTAACAAAAACTGTGAATTTGCTCCTGAGCACATCAAAGAGATTGTGCAGGTGTACACCAGCTTGGAAGCAATCGAACGCCAAGGCGATGATGGTATTGCTTCACAGGTTTTTGAAAATGCCGATTTTGGTTATTACAAAGTGACCATCGATCGGCCAAAACGCCTGAAAGCACAGTTTACCGAAGAACGCATTGCTGACCTCCGTTTCGACAAGTCCTTACGCGAACCCATGACCTGGGCATATACAGAATTTGGAGAAGAAGTGTACACCAATCTCGCAGCACACGAAAAGGCGATTTTGGATTACTGTGAAAAAAACGACCTGAGCCTGAACGCCAAACAAGCCAAAGCCCTCACCAGCAAAGATACCTGGCAAAAGCAGTTGGATCTGTTGAACAATGCGACGGATTTGCTGGCGGCAATGGGTACAGCAGAATTTAGCGACTTCAATATTTTCAAGGAAAAAGTAGATGCCGCTCTTAAAAGCAAGGTGCCAAACTGTCTTCTTCTGAAAAGAACGCAATCCTGA
- a CDS encoding restriction endonuclease subunit S domain-containing protein, whose amino-acid sequence MRDSGVEWIGEIPENWEVKKLKYFSVVQSGITLGKSYVSKNVITYPYLRVANVQSGYFNLDQMAEISMPKREADKYLVRKGDILVTEGGDLDKLGRGTVWNGEIENCLHQNHVLRFG is encoded by the coding sequence ATGAGGGACTCGGGAGTAGAATGGATTGGGGAGATTCCGGAGAATTGGGAAGTGAAGAAATTGAAATATTTTTCAGTTGTTCAAAGTGGAATAACATTGGGTAAAAGTTACGTATCTAAGAATGTTATAACCTACCCATATTTGAGGGTTGCAAATGTACAATCAGGTTATTTTAATCTTGATCAAATGGCTGAGATTAGTATGCCTAAAAGAGAAGCGGATAAATATTTAGTTAGAAAAGGAGACATTCTGGTGACGGAAGGTGGAGATTTAGATAAGCTTGGAAGAGGTACAGTTTGGAATGGAGAAATTGAAAATTGCTTACACCAAAATCATGTTTTGCGGTTCGGGTAG